Proteins encoded within one genomic window of Spirulina major PCC 6313:
- a CDS encoding argininosuccinate synthase, translating into MGRADKVILAYSGGVDTSVCIPYLKEEWGVKEVITLAADLGQGDELGPIQQKALDSGASESLVIDGKERFVTDYAFPSIQANALYESRYPLSTALARPMIAKMLVEAAEKYGADAVAHGCTGKGNDQVRFDVGIAALNPSLKVLAPAREWGMSREETIAYGEKFGIPSPVKKSSPFSIDRNLLGRSIEAGPLEDPMVEPPEEIFAMTQAIADTPNEPDYVEIGFEQGIPVSLDGRALGPIALITELNDRVGGHGIGRIDMVENRVVGIKSREIYEAPALLVLIQAHRDLESLTLTADVTQYKQTIEQTYTNLVYQGLWYSPLKTALDAFVKQTQERVSGVVRVKLFKGSASIVGRRSDLSIYSPDLATYTADDQFDHKAAEGFIYIWGLPTRVWAEKTR; encoded by the coding sequence ATGGGTCGCGCAGATAAAGTTATCCTTGCCTACTCTGGAGGTGTAGATACCTCTGTTTGTATTCCATACCTGAAAGAAGAATGGGGCGTGAAAGAAGTGATCACCCTCGCTGCTGATCTCGGTCAAGGCGATGAACTTGGCCCCATTCAACAAAAGGCGTTGGACTCTGGTGCGTCGGAGTCGCTCGTCATTGATGGTAAAGAACGATTTGTGACGGACTACGCCTTTCCGTCAATTCAAGCTAATGCTCTCTATGAAAGTCGCTACCCGCTCTCCACGGCCTTAGCTCGGCCCATGATCGCCAAAATGCTAGTGGAAGCGGCGGAAAAATATGGCGCGGATGCGGTGGCCCACGGCTGCACAGGGAAAGGGAATGATCAAGTTCGGTTTGATGTGGGCATTGCAGCCCTGAATCCGTCCTTGAAGGTGCTCGCTCCGGCGCGGGAATGGGGCATGAGCCGGGAAGAAACGATCGCCTACGGGGAAAAGTTCGGCATTCCCTCCCCGGTGAAAAAATCCTCGCCCTTCAGCATCGATCGCAACCTCCTCGGCCGCAGCATCGAAGCGGGCCCCCTCGAAGATCCGATGGTGGAACCCCCGGAAGAAATTTTTGCGATGACGCAGGCGATCGCAGATACCCCCAACGAGCCAGACTATGTAGAAATTGGCTTTGAGCAAGGCATTCCCGTCAGTCTCGACGGTCGCGCCCTTGGCCCCATCGCACTGATCACCGAACTGAATGATCGCGTCGGGGGCCACGGCATCGGCCGGATTGACATGGTCGAAAACCGAGTCGTCGGGATCAAGTCACGGGAAATCTATGAAGCACCCGCCCTGTTGGTGTTGATCCAAGCTCACCGCGACCTCGAAAGCCTGACCCTAACGGCAGATGTCACCCAATACAAGCAAACCATCGAACAGACCTACACCAACTTGGTCTATCAAGGTCTGTGGTACAGCCCCTTAAAAACAGCCCTTGATGCCTTTGTGAAACAAACCCAGGAGCGAGTTTCTGGGGTGGTGCGGGTCAAACTGTTCAAGGGCAGTGCCAGTATTGTGGGTCGTCGTTCCGACCTCTCGATCTACTCGCCGGATCTAGCCACCTACACCGCCGATGATCAATTCGATCACAAGGCTGCCGAAGGGTTTATTTACATCTGGGGCCTGCCGACTCGCGTTTGGGCTGAAAAGACCCGCTAA
- a CDS encoding shikimate kinase yields the protein MHKMTQNLMLKRLSLFLVGMMGSGKSTVGRLLSRQINYRFFDTDVLIEQVTNQTVSDLFATAGEGYFRTLETQVLEQVCAYNQSVIATGGGAVLASKNWGYLREGLVIWLDPPLEVIAARLDQSQDRSRPLLGGQDRLSQLTTLHAARCDRYAQADLHIQPPPEDSPEAIATTILAAIPTVIKPPQTPVQE from the coding sequence ATTCATAAAATGACGCAGAACTTAATGTTAAAACGACTCAGTCTCTTTCTCGTTGGCATGATGGGAAGCGGCAAAAGCACGGTGGGCCGACTGTTGTCTCGTCAGATTAATTACCGTTTTTTCGATACGGATGTTTTGATTGAGCAGGTGACGAATCAGACGGTTTCTGACCTGTTTGCGACGGCGGGAGAAGGGTATTTCCGCACGCTGGAAACCCAGGTTTTGGAGCAGGTCTGTGCCTATAACCAAAGTGTGATTGCGACGGGTGGGGGGGCGGTGCTGGCCTCGAAAAACTGGGGCTATCTGCGGGAGGGGTTGGTGATCTGGCTTGATCCGCCGCTGGAGGTGATTGCGGCCCGTTTAGACCAGAGCCAGGATAGGAGTCGTCCGCTGTTGGGGGGGCAGGATCGGCTGTCGCAGTTGACAACGTTGCACGCGGCGCGGTGCGATCGCTACGCCCAAGCGGATCTGCATATTCAACCCCCACCGGAGGATTCACCAGAGGCGATCGCCACAACTATCCTCGCCGCCATTCCCACGGTGATCAAACCGCCCCAAACCCCAGTCCAAGAGTGA
- a CDS encoding transporter substrate-binding domain-containing protein, producing MRKWNSLFLSLLLMGSLAACATPPEPAADGEEGGSEDTESVAGSSRLDTVKERGTLICGVDGGIPGFSFVDEAGDYSGLDVDICKAVAAAVLGDAEAVEYRRLDSTERFTALAGGEVDMLSRNTTWTISRDTSVGLEFAPTTFYDGQGMMVRADSGIESLEDFDGRSVCVEAGTTTELNLTDKMRKAGVDPEVKTFQQADPAYAAYDDELCDGFTSDKSQLIARRTTLSNPEDHVLLDVTMSKEPLGPVTINNDSAWFDVVKWVTFGLIEAEEFGITSENVEEMANSEDPNISRFLGGEGDLGEGIGLDNDFMVNVISAVGNYGEIYERNLGSESQFNLERGLNTLWTEGGLLYAPPFR from the coding sequence ATGCGTAAATGGAATTCGTTATTTTTGTCTTTGCTTTTAATGGGATCTTTGGCCGCCTGTGCCACACCGCCTGAGCCCGCAGCAGACGGTGAAGAGGGTGGCTCAGAAGACACCGAGTCCGTGGCTGGTTCGAGTCGTTTGGATACCGTCAAAGAGCGCGGCACTTTGATCTGCGGTGTTGATGGTGGGATTCCTGGGTTTAGCTTTGTGGATGAAGCCGGTGACTACTCAGGGCTAGACGTAGATATCTGTAAAGCTGTGGCTGCTGCGGTGCTGGGTGATGCCGAAGCCGTTGAATATCGTCGTTTGGATTCCACGGAACGTTTTACCGCTCTGGCGGGGGGTGAAGTGGATATGCTGTCCCGGAATACGACCTGGACGATTAGCCGTGATACCTCTGTGGGTCTGGAATTCGCTCCGACGACCTTCTACGACGGTCAAGGCATGATGGTGCGGGCTGACAGTGGGATCGAAAGCCTCGAAGACTTTGATGGTCGCTCAGTCTGCGTGGAAGCGGGGACGACGACTGAACTAAACCTCACGGACAAGATGCGGAAAGCGGGGGTTGACCCGGAAGTGAAAACCTTCCAACAAGCTGATCCGGCCTATGCTGCCTATGATGATGAGCTTTGCGATGGGTTTACGTCGGACAAGTCCCAGTTGATCGCCCGTCGAACCACGCTTTCTAACCCGGAAGATCATGTGTTGCTTGATGTCACGATGTCGAAAGAACCCCTCGGCCCTGTGACGATTAATAACGATTCGGCTTGGTTCGACGTGGTGAAGTGGGTGACCTTCGGCTTGATTGAAGCGGAAGAATTTGGGATCACCTCTGAGAACGTCGAAGAAATGGCGAACAGCGAAGACCCCAATATCAGCCGCTTCTTGGGGGGTGAAGGGGATCTCGGTGAAGGCATTGGTTTAGACAATGACTTCATGGTGAATGTGATTTCAGCGGTGGGGAACTACGGTGAAATCTATGAGCGGAACTTGGGTTCTGAGTCTCAATTTAATTTGGAACGGGGCTTGAATACTCTCTGGACGGAAGGGGGCTTACTCTATGCTCCTCCCTTCCGGTAG
- a CDS encoding amino acid ABC transporter permease, producing the protein MTQSPEHQVPLWRDDRFWKIALQVLAVVVVVAIASLLIYNLNINMQRAGLEFGFEFLDNQASFDILDSVAPYNVPEETYSSIFPYSPTDSYGRVLQAGLVNSLIMMVCGIVFTTLVGIIVGVLQFSNNWLLQKGSQLYIEIIRNTPLLLQLFFWYSAVFSQLPRPGERLELVGALYASKRGIFMPWPATSPLMWVSLAALIVGTIGLIVLWKWRVYLMVEQGRPGKAQLYGLIGVAIAMIVIFCFGLGWAFPQELTLDPSQFEANDIEDFTACVAETYQVSSLAPPLSDEAIATYPKCLQTGNFEYGLRLSLEFSALLVGLVLYTAAFIAEIVRAGIQSVAKGQWEASSALGIYPNLTMRLVVFPQALRVIIPPLNSQYQNLAKNSSLGAAIAYAELYNVANTTYNQSGRPIDVMLIISVTYLAINMVISLSMNAFNRAVQIKER; encoded by the coding sequence ATGACCCAATCTCCAGAGCATCAGGTTCCCCTTTGGCGCGATGACCGTTTCTGGAAAATCGCCCTGCAAGTTTTAGCGGTGGTGGTGGTGGTGGCGATCGCCTCACTGCTGATCTACAACCTCAATATCAACATGCAGCGGGCGGGCTTAGAATTCGGTTTCGAGTTCCTCGATAACCAAGCCTCGTTTGATATTCTCGATAGCGTTGCCCCCTACAATGTTCCGGAAGAAACCTACAGCAGCATTTTCCCCTACAGTCCGACGGATAGTTATGGGCGCGTGCTACAAGCCGGTTTGGTCAATTCCCTGATCATGATGGTCTGTGGGATTGTGTTCACCACCCTTGTGGGGATTATCGTCGGCGTTCTTCAGTTTTCCAACAATTGGCTGCTCCAAAAAGGCAGTCAGCTTTATATCGAAATCATTCGCAATACCCCGTTGCTGCTGCAACTCTTCTTCTGGTATTCGGCGGTCTTTTCTCAACTCCCCCGACCGGGTGAACGCCTGGAGTTGGTGGGTGCGCTCTATGCTAGTAAACGCGGGATTTTCATGCCCTGGCCTGCTACGTCACCGCTGATGTGGGTGAGTTTGGCGGCGTTGATTGTGGGAACGATTGGCCTGATTGTGCTGTGGAAATGGCGCGTTTACTTGATGGTGGAGCAGGGTCGTCCCGGCAAAGCTCAACTCTATGGTCTGATTGGGGTGGCGATCGCAATGATCGTCATTTTTTGTTTTGGCCTCGGTTGGGCGTTCCCCCAAGAACTCACCCTTGATCCGAGTCAATTTGAAGCCAACGACATCGAAGACTTCACCGCATGTGTGGCCGAAACCTACCAAGTCTCATCCCTGGCCCCTCCCCTCAGTGACGAAGCGATCGCCACCTATCCCAAATGTCTCCAAACCGGGAATTTTGAATATGGGTTGCGGTTGTCCCTCGAATTTTCGGCGCTACTGGTGGGCTTAGTGCTCTATACCGCTGCGTTTATCGCGGAGATTGTCCGCGCCGGGATTCAATCGGTGGCGAAAGGGCAGTGGGAAGCGTCGAGTGCTCTGGGTATTTATCCCAACCTCACGATGCGTTTGGTGGTCTTTCCCCAAGCCTTGCGGGTGATCATTCCCCCGTTGAATAGCCAGTACCAAAACTTGGCGAAAAACTCCAGTTTAGGGGCTGCGATCGCCTACGCCGAACTCTACAACGTCGCCAACACCACCTACAACCAATCCGGACGACCCATTGACGTGATGCTGATCATTTCGGTCACGTATCTTGCGATCAACATGGTCATCTCCTTATCCATGAACGCCTTTAACCGTGCGGTTCAAATCAAGGAACGATAA
- a CDS encoding ABC transporter permease subunit produces the protein MTAHTPTSPALPPPDVRPTPANWVKQNLLTPWYNAAITVIIGGGFLWLAYGFLVWVFTQAQWQVIPANLAIFTTGRYPDEQYWRLWVAVGIIVTLAGISWGVVARNVTLFSRNVLIGLGVAAVICFIIPIPVVPWRSLVVFMLVLLAATAWSGQQLGKKVPKLGQYTTFAWLGSFFVYLWLISGNLGLEPVKTNEWGGVVLTVFMAVVSIAICFPFGVTLALGRQSDLPVVRLFSVLYIEIVRGIPLIAILFMGQVIIPLFLPEGMRPDRVLRAIVGLTLFSSAYLAENVRGGLQSIPKGQEEAAKALGLNSPLTVSLIVLPQAVKAVIPAIVGQFISLFQDTTLLSIVGLEELLGMSRSILANPSFIGRYSEVYLFVGLLYWIFCYAMSLGSRYVEKKLNTGH, from the coding sequence ATGACTGCCCATACCCCCACTAGTCCCGCTCTCCCCCCACCAGACGTACGCCCCACACCCGCCAATTGGGTGAAGCAAAATCTCCTCACCCCGTGGTACAACGCGGCGATCACCGTTATCATCGGTGGCGGCTTTCTCTGGTTAGCCTATGGATTTCTCGTTTGGGTCTTTACCCAAGCGCAATGGCAAGTGATTCCGGCCAACCTAGCGATTTTTACCACAGGTCGCTATCCCGATGAACAATATTGGCGGCTCTGGGTTGCGGTGGGCATTATCGTCACCCTCGCTGGGATTTCCTGGGGGGTTGTGGCTCGAAATGTGACGCTGTTTAGCCGCAATGTGTTGATTGGCTTAGGGGTGGCAGCGGTGATCTGCTTTATCATCCCGATTCCGGTAGTGCCGTGGCGATCGCTCGTCGTCTTCATGCTCGTTCTCCTCGCCGCCACCGCCTGGAGCGGGCAGCAACTCGGCAAAAAAGTCCCCAAACTCGGACAATACACCACCTTCGCCTGGCTCGGTTCATTTTTTGTCTATCTCTGGCTGATCAGTGGCAATCTTGGCCTCGAACCGGTCAAGACCAATGAATGGGGCGGTGTCGTGCTGACGGTCTTCATGGCGGTGGTTAGCATTGCCATCTGTTTTCCCTTTGGGGTGACCTTGGCCCTGGGACGACAAAGTGACCTGCCTGTGGTGCGGTTATTTTCGGTACTCTATATCGAGATTGTTCGGGGGATTCCGCTCATTGCCATCCTCTTCATGGGTCAGGTGATTATCCCGCTCTTTTTACCCGAAGGGATGCGACCCGACCGGGTGTTACGGGCGATCGTCGGGTTGACGCTGTTTAGTTCCGCCTATTTAGCGGAGAATGTGCGCGGTGGCTTACAGTCCATTCCCAAGGGTCAAGAGGAAGCCGCCAAAGCTCTAGGTCTCAATTCCCCCCTGACGGTTTCATTAATTGTGCTACCCCAAGCAGTCAAGGCAGTGATCCCGGCGATCGTGGGTCAGTTCATTAGCCTATTCCAAGACACCACCCTCCTCTCGATTGTGGGCTTAGAAGAACTGCTGGGGATGAGTCGCTCGATTTTGGCGAACCCTAGTTTTATCGGTCGCTATTCTGAGGTGTATTTATTCGTGGGGCTGCTGTATTGGATCTTCTGTTACGCGATGTCCTTGGGGAGTCGGTATGTGGAGAAAAAGCTGAATACGGGACATTAA
- the petG gene encoding cytochrome b6-f complex subunit V has translation MVEYLLLGIVMGLVPVTLAGLFVAAYLQYKRDDQAIS, from the coding sequence ATGGTTGAATATCTTTTATTGGGGATTGTCATGGGTCTGGTGCCTGTGACGTTGGCCGGTTTATTTGTGGCCGCATACCTGCAATACAAGCGCGACGATCAAGCGATCAGCTAA
- the rsmD gene encoding 16S rRNA (guanine(966)-N(2))-methyltransferase RsmD — MRIYGNRRIKTLPGQTVRPTPSRVREAIFQIWRDRISGCDWLDLCAGSGSMGAEALCRGAATVTGIEKWGRAYSVIRDNWQTLAQPEQQIKILRGDVVIMLAKFAGRQFDCIYFDPPYAGALYQPVLTAIAAHHLLAPDGEMAVEYSPRQWQPLEIAGLMCDRCKTYGNSAIAFYRTSQDPENRPEVQAPWV, encoded by the coding sequence ATGCGCATCTATGGTAATCGCCGCATTAAAACCCTGCCGGGCCAAACGGTGCGCCCCACCCCAAGCCGAGTGCGAGAGGCGATCTTCCAAATATGGCGCGATCGCATCTCCGGCTGTGACTGGCTCGATCTCTGTGCCGGGTCGGGGTCGATGGGGGCGGAGGCCCTGTGTCGGGGCGCGGCGACGGTGACGGGCATTGAAAAATGGGGCAGGGCCTACAGCGTGATTCGTGACAATTGGCAAACCCTGGCTCAACCGGAGCAACAGATTAAAATTTTGCGCGGTGATGTGGTGATAATGCTGGCCAAGTTCGCCGGCCGTCAGTTTGACTGTATTTATTTTGACCCGCCCTATGCCGGGGCACTGTATCAACCGGTGTTAACTGCGATCGCTGCCCATCACCTCCTCGCCCCAGATGGTGAAATGGCGGTGGAATATAGCCCGCGCCAATGGCAACCGCTTGAGATTGCGGGGCTGATGTGCGATCGCTGCAAAACCTACGGCAACAGTGCGATCGCGTTTTATCGCACCAGTCAAGATCCTGAAAACAGGCCAGAGGTGCAAGCTCCTTGGGTTTGA
- a CDS encoding NUDIX domain-containing protein, with product MIVIDHSWYVRSPDVPVRVSAGGVVVRRDRSTDQRLIAVVEEGDRPVNTGYILPKGHVEPGESIEAAARREIHEEAGLSSLHLIQKLDVCERLNLHKTAWKVVHYFLFTTAQTSGQPTDPNRLYRLHWFPLDSLPPMVWPEQRRLLEQCQALGQTDAHLW from the coding sequence ATGATTGTGATTGATCACAGTTGGTATGTGCGATCGCCGGATGTGCCGGTGCGGGTGTCGGCGGGGGGGGTGGTGGTGCGGCGCGATCGCAGCACCGATCAACGCCTGATCGCGGTGGTTGAAGAAGGCGATCGCCCCGTTAACACGGGCTACATCTTGCCCAAAGGCCATGTAGAACCAGGGGAAAGCATCGAAGCCGCCGCGAGGCGCGAGATCCACGAAGAAGCCGGCCTCAGCTCACTGCACTTGATCCAAAAACTAGACGTGTGCGAACGCCTCAACCTCCATAAAACCGCCTGGAAAGTGGTGCATTATTTCCTGTTCACCACCGCGCAAACCTCCGGCCAACCCACTGACCCCAATCGCCTGTACCGCCTCCATTGGTTTCCCCTCGACTCGTTACCGCCGATGGTCTGGCCCGAACAGCGCCGCCTCCTCGAACAATGCCAAGCTCTGGGGCAAACTGATGCGCATCTATGGTAA
- a CDS encoding glycosyltransferase family 4 protein: MKILVLAWEFPPRIIGGIARHVAELYPELVALGHEIHLITVEFGKTPQQEVVDGIHLHRVAVAYGNDFFHWVVNMNESMGKYGGDLIAATGDFDLIHAHDWLVGDAAIALKHRFKLPLLATIHATEYGRYNGIYTPTQSYIHSKEVQLSHEAWRVIVCTEHMKRELQIAFHTPPNKLDIIYNGIRAAKKNLDPNFDYRTFRDRFALSTEKIVYYLGRMSYEKGISVLIAAAPRVIAEMNGNAKIVIIGGGNVDHLKEQAWNLGIAHKCLFTGFMPEQELNRFQVIADCAVFPSLYEPFGIVVLESFAARVPVVVSDTCGLPEVVEHGKTGVVTQTNNPDSLAWGILDVLKHPDYGARLATNAYEDLNHKFHWRRLAKQTELVCQRVLRERQLVHWS, from the coding sequence ATGAAAATTCTTGTTCTAGCTTGGGAATTTCCGCCCCGTATCATTGGTGGGATTGCGCGTCATGTCGCTGAGTTATATCCCGAATTAGTGGCATTGGGCCACGAGATTCACCTAATTACCGTCGAATTTGGCAAAACACCCCAGCAGGAGGTGGTAGACGGGATTCATTTGCATCGGGTGGCGGTGGCCTATGGTAATGATTTTTTCCATTGGGTCGTCAACATGAACGAAAGCATGGGGAAATATGGGGGAGATCTGATCGCCGCTACGGGGGATTTTGACCTGATCCATGCCCATGATTGGCTGGTGGGGGATGCAGCGATCGCCCTCAAACATCGCTTTAAACTGCCCCTCCTCGCCACCATCCACGCCACGGAATACGGTCGCTACAACGGCATCTACACCCCCACCCAAAGCTATATCCATAGCAAAGAGGTGCAACTGTCCCACGAAGCCTGGCGCGTCATTGTCTGCACTGAACATATGAAACGCGAACTCCAAATCGCCTTTCACACCCCCCCGAACAAACTCGACATCATTTACAACGGCATCCGCGCTGCCAAAAAGAACCTCGACCCCAATTTTGATTACCGTACCTTCCGCGATCGCTTTGCCCTCAGCACTGAGAAAATTGTCTATTATCTCGGCCGCATGAGCTACGAGAAAGGGATCTCGGTGTTGATCGCCGCTGCACCCCGCGTGATTGCCGAGATGAACGGCAACGCCAAGATTGTCATTATCGGCGGCGGCAATGTGGATCACCTCAAAGAACAAGCTTGGAACTTGGGCATTGCCCATAAATGCTTGTTTACCGGGTTTATGCCAGAACAAGAGTTAAACCGGTTTCAGGTGATTGCCGACTGTGCCGTGTTCCCCAGTTTGTATGAACCCTTTGGCATTGTGGTGCTTGAAAGTTTTGCGGCGCGAGTGCCGGTGGTGGTGTCGGATACCTGCGGCCTGCCGGAGGTGGTGGAGCATGGCAAGACGGGAGTTGTCACCCAAACCAATAACCCCGATTCCCTCGCCTGGGGGATTTTAGATGTGCTGAAACATCCGGACTATGGCGCAAGGTTGGCTACAAATGCCTATGAAGATCTCAACCATAAGTTTCATTGGCGGCGCTTGGCGAAACAAACAGAGTTGGTCTGTCAGCGGGTGCTCCGTGAGCGGCAATTGGTTCACTGGAGTTAG
- a CDS encoding NUDIX hydrolase, with the protein MPPEPDHWETLATLATVRSPWLTLIAERLRDRTGQEHDYWRVEKADSVIILPIHRHHILLPAPQYRPGVGQATWDFPGGRVPDGGSPEAIAPAILSRELGITPDAISTLTALTTTGWLINSSFSNQKLYGFVAELDPRHDPPSLPGGARYPHTRAGITQLRQDLTCLQCRTVLIEYGLAQQD; encoded by the coding sequence ATGCCCCCTGAACCAGATCATTGGGAAACTCTGGCAACCTTGGCGACGGTGCGATCGCCCTGGCTAACGCTGATCGCTGAACGACTGCGCGATCGCACCGGCCAAGAGCATGACTACTGGCGCGTCGAAAAAGCCGACTCGGTGATCATCCTCCCGATCCATCGCCATCACATCCTCTTACCCGCCCCCCAATACCGTCCCGGTGTGGGGCAGGCTACGTGGGACTTTCCCGGCGGGCGGGTTCCAGACGGTGGCAGTCCAGAGGCGATCGCCCCGGCCATCCTCAGCCGCGAACTCGGCATCACACCCGACGCGATCAGCACCCTCACCGCCTTAACGACCACAGGTTGGCTGATCAACAGTTCCTTTTCTAACCAAAAACTCTACGGTTTTGTTGCCGAGCTTGACCCCCGCCATGATCCGCCCTCCCTACCCGGTGGCGCTCGCTATCCCCACACCCGCGCCGGAATCACCCAACTGCGGCAGGATCTCACTTGCTTGCAATGTCGAACCGTTTTGATAGAGTATGGTTTAGCACAGCAAGACTAG
- a CDS encoding adenylate/guanylate cyclase domain-containing protein: MSLLSPVEHELRLFLPAKLYTLAWVKPDTATLTAVFEHLRTLRHILEQYVPPTIATAPPIPGQNRSIWQAGTLLFTDLAGFTTLMEAYFTQGHHGANELLAVLNRYFGAMVEIISKSGGNLLEFTGDALLAEFPCDRQGDDILRAVRAGLRMQRAMADFAHIETQQGSLSLRMRVGIHTGRFLTVDTGTPARMLRMLLGHAVHQGKGAEGSGVVGRVCLTAAAARQLPPDWTVEPLSPHHVLVVDNFEDELGEYDITFRRRRASGSLLFDRTPAGFTQEITTLVHQITPLASYLPRPVLELAVMNVNQRQIPARFTPLTVMFVSVIGVSAACDRAHPDEEAALVQHCGYVLSLIDGLVTAAGGIMKNPTYQLNDPDILIYFGALSRYTDDSRRAVQVACQIQEMIAQLPALPVGDQLYQLACQIGIAQGLVFAAEIGEPRGRREFNVLGDTVNIASRLTSRAQWGQTLITKKVYQSVRNEPGNAAAIAFTDLGRVALKGKEREMQIYEVIADAP; this comes from the coding sequence ATGTCGCTGTTAAGCCCTGTTGAACATGAATTACGCTTGTTTCTACCGGCAAAGCTGTACACCTTGGCTTGGGTCAAACCGGACACGGCAACCCTAACGGCAGTGTTTGAGCACCTCCGCACCCTCCGCCACATCTTGGAGCAATATGTCCCCCCCACCATTGCCACGGCTCCCCCCATTCCCGGCCAAAACCGCTCGATCTGGCAAGCGGGCACGCTCTTATTTACGGATCTTGCGGGTTTCACAACCTTGATGGAGGCGTATTTTACCCAAGGCCATCACGGGGCGAATGAACTGCTAGCGGTGCTCAATCGCTACTTTGGGGCGATGGTGGAAATTATTAGTAAATCGGGGGGGAATTTGCTGGAATTTACCGGCGATGCCCTGTTGGCGGAGTTTCCCTGCGATCGCCAAGGAGACGATATTCTCCGCGCTGTGCGAGCGGGCCTACGGATGCAGCGGGCCATGGCGGATTTTGCCCACATTGAAACCCAGCAGGGTTCCCTCTCGCTGCGAATGCGGGTGGGGATTCACACGGGCCGCTTTCTGACGGTGGACACGGGCACACCGGCCCGAATGCTGCGAATGTTGTTAGGCCATGCGGTTCACCAAGGGAAGGGGGCAGAAGGGTCTGGGGTGGTGGGCCGCGTCTGTTTAACCGCTGCGGCGGCGCGTCAGTTACCGCCGGACTGGACGGTTGAACCCCTGTCGCCCCACCATGTGCTGGTGGTGGATAATTTTGAAGATGAATTGGGGGAATACGATATTACATTTCGGCGGCGGCGGGCGAGCGGCTCGCTTTTGTTTGACCGCACGCCGGCCGGGTTCACCCAGGAAATTACCACCCTCGTGCATCAGATCACGCCCTTGGCGAGTTATTTACCGCGGCCAGTGCTGGAGTTGGCGGTGATGAATGTCAATCAGCGGCAGATTCCGGCCCGATTTACGCCGTTAACGGTGATGTTTGTCAGTGTGATTGGGGTGTCGGCAGCCTGCGATCGCGCCCATCCCGACGAGGAAGCGGCTTTGGTACAACATTGTGGTTATGTGCTGTCATTAATTGACGGCCTCGTCACCGCAGCGGGGGGGATCATGAAAAACCCCACCTATCAATTAAATGATCCCGATATTTTGATTTATTTCGGGGCCCTGAGCCGCTACACCGATGATTCCCGTCGGGCGGTGCAGGTCGCTTGTCAAATTCAAGAGATGATCGCTCAACTGCCCGCCCTGCCAGTGGGTGACCAACTCTACCAACTGGCCTGTCAGATTGGCATTGCGCAGGGGTTGGTGTTTGCCGCCGAAATTGGCGAACCGAGGGGACGGCGGGAGTTTAATGTTCTGGGTGATACGGTGAATATTGCGTCGCGGCTCACCAGTCGGGCCCAGTGGGGGCAAACCTTGATCACGAAAAAGGTCTATCAATCGGTGCGCAATGAGCCCGGCAACGCAGCGGCGATCGCATTCACGGATCTAGGGCGGGTTGCCCTCAAGGGGAAAGAACGAGAGATGCAAATCTATGAGGTGATCGCCGATGCCCCCTGA
- a CDS encoding retropepsin-like aspartic protease family protein, with the protein MNLRAFAIAVLWSSCLFWPKPSRADNSLNRLLQQSICGQNWFQAVRILTEMKRLAPQDAARLTVYQSRLQTLADRNIFITGWDCSDALPSAEAAQPVAASDSFTIPILERSSGIPVVAVTFNGETVPMLFDTGASTTMILPSVAARIDPVILGEAMVTVADGRVVPSRYGMVASVQVGNLSLNNVEIAVTDGVDELALGGMGLLGQNVYGSYDVTIKEDVIELRSRSAPTP; encoded by the coding sequence ATGAACCTTCGGGCTTTTGCGATCGCAGTCCTCTGGAGTAGCTGTCTCTTCTGGCCAAAACCCAGCCGTGCCGACAACAGTCTCAACCGCCTCCTGCAACAGTCCATTTGCGGGCAAAATTGGTTCCAAGCGGTTCGCATTCTCACAGAAATGAAACGCCTCGCCCCCCAAGACGCAGCCCGTCTTACAGTGTATCAAAGTCGCCTCCAAACCCTCGCCGATCGCAACATCTTCATCACCGGCTGGGACTGTAGCGATGCCCTCCCCAGCGCCGAAGCCGCCCAACCCGTGGCCGCCTCTGATAGCTTCACCATTCCCATTTTGGAGCGTAGTAGCGGCATTCCCGTCGTCGCCGTCACCTTCAACGGCGAAACCGTCCCGATGCTCTTCGATACCGGAGCCTCCACGACGATGATTTTGCCCAGCGTCGCCGCCCGCATTGATCCAGTCATCTTGGGGGAAGCCATGGTCACGGTGGCGGATGGCCGCGTTGTGCCCAGCCGCTATGGCATGGTGGCCTCGGTGCAGGTGGGGAATCTCTCCCTGAACAATGTTGAAATTGCGGTAACAGATGGCGTTGATGAACTGGCCCTCGGTGGCATGGGGCTATTGGGACAAAATGTTTATGGTTCCTATGATGTGACGATCAAAGAAGACGTGATCGAACTGCGATCGCGCTCCGCCCCCACACCGTAA